The proteins below are encoded in one region of Cucurbita pepo subsp. pepo cultivar mu-cu-16 chromosome LG10, ASM280686v2, whole genome shotgun sequence:
- the LOC111804315 gene encoding pentatricopeptide repeat-containing protein At3g53700, chloroplastic-like isoform X1, which yields MAFTCVKCYPWPLPHAPLSFSSKPISNSSIFFSASVSDHLASTSSSNSVSSSPNVHHLPPDFTPKQLVETLRRQRDEVAALRVFNWASKQPNFVPSSSFYKEILRKLGKAGSFEYMRCVLEEMKLIGCEVDRGIFLIFVKSYAKFELYDEVMGIVKEMEDEYRIKPDTCFYNVLLNVLVDGSKLKLVESAHSSMVRRRIRHDISTFNILIKALCKAHQVRPAILMMEEMPSYGLSPDETTFTTIMQGFIEEGNLDGALRIKEHMVEYGCLCTDITVNVLINGFCKQGRIDQALSFIQESENEGFRPDQFTYNTLMNGLCKVGRAKHAMEVVDAMLLGGFDPDTYTYNSLISGLCKLGEINEAVKILDLMVSRDCSPNAVTYNTIISSLCKKKRVEEATEIARFLSRKGVLPDVCTFNSLIQGLCLSNNHRNAMELFEEMKGKGSRPDELTYNMLIDSLCSSGKLEEALKLLKEMELSGCARNVVMYNTLIDGFCKNKRIEEAEEIFDEMELQGISRNSVTYNTLIDGLCKSRRMADAAHLMDQMIMEGLKLDKFTYNSLLTHFCKTGDIQKASDIVETMTSSGCNPDIVTYGTLISGLCKAGRLQVASRLLRSIQMKGMVLTPQAYNPVIQSLFKRNRTHEAMRLFREMLEKGYPPDSITYKIVYRGLCNGGGPIGEAVDFTIEIIERGNIPEFSSFVMLAEGLCSLAMEDTLVKLVDMIMEEGRFSKSEISRIRGYLKIRKFHDALSTLGGILEELYPIKTCRGR from the coding sequence ATGGCTTTCACTTGTGTTAAGTGTTATCCATGGCCTCTCCCGCACGCTCCCCTCTCTTTTTCCTCTAAACCCATCTCCAATTCCTCCATCTTCTTTTCTGCGTCAGTTTCTGATCACCTCGCCTCCACTTCTTCGTCCAATAGTGTTTCGTCTTCACCAAATGttcatcatcttcctcctGATTTCACTCCGAAGCAGCTTGTCGAGACCCTTCGTCGCCAGAGGGATGAAGTGGCGGCCCTTCGCGTATTCAATTGGGCTTCGAAGCAGCCCAACTTCGTGCCTAGTTCGTCGTTCTACAAGGAGATTCTTCGCAAGCTTGGAAAGGCAGGATCGTTCGAGTACATGAGGTGCGTTTTGGAGGAGATGAAGCTCATTGGCTGTGAGGTGGATAGAggtattttcttgatttttgttaAGAGTTATGCAAAATTTGAGCTGTATGATGAAGTTATGGGTATTGTTAAAGAAATGGAGGATGAATATAGGATAAAACCAGATACCTGTTTCTATAATGTGTTGTTGAATGTTCTTGTGGATGGCAGCAAGCTTAAACTTGTGGAATCTGCGCATTCTAGCATGGTTAGAAGACGAATTAGGCATGATATTTCAAcgtttaatattttgataaaagCCCTTTGCAAGGCTCATCAGGTTAGGCCTGCCATTTTGATGATGGAAGAGATGCCAAGTTATGGCTTGTCTCCTGATGAGACCACATTCACAACTATAATGCAGGGGTTCATTGAAGAGGGAAATTTGGATGGTGCACTGAGAATTAAAGAACATATGGTAGAATATGGGTGCCTCTGTACTGATATAACTGTTAATGTCTTGATTAATGGGTTCTGCAAACAGGGTAGAATTGATCAAGCCTTGAGTTTTATTCAAGAATCCGAAAATGAAGGATTTCGTCCCGACCAGTTTACGTATAATACTCTCATGAATGGTTTGTGCAAGGTGGGTCGTGCTAAGCACGCAATGGAAGTTGTAGATGCAATGCTTTTAGGAGGATTTGATCCtgatacatatacatacaacTCTCTGATTTCTGGACTGTGTAAGCTAGGTGAAATTAATGAGGCTGTTAAGATTCTGGATCTTATGGTTTCAAGGGACTGCTCCCCAAATGCTGTCACCTACAATACTATAATTAGCTCATTGTGCAAGAAGAAACGAGTTGAAGAGGCCACGGAAATAGCTCGTTTTCTCTCGAGAAAGGGAGTTTTACCAGATGTTTGTACATTCAATTCTTTGATACAGGGTCTCTGCTTGTCTAACAATCACAGGAATGCTATGGAGCTTTTTGAGGAAATGAAGGGTAAAGGATCTCGACCAGATGAGCTTACGTACAATATGTTGATTGACAGTCTTTGTTCGAGTGGGAAACTGGAGGAAGCTTTAAAACTGTTAAAAGAAATGGAGTTGAGTGGCTGTGCACGTAACGTCGTTATGTATAACACATTAATTGATGGGTTTTGTAAGAACAAGAGGATTGAAGAAGCAGAGGAGATATTTGATGAGATGGAGCTTCAAGGGATTTCTAGGAATTCAGTGACCTACAACACTCTTATTGATGGTCTTTGTAAAAGCAGGAGGATGGCAGATGCTGCTCATTTAATGGACCAAATGATAATGGAGGGCTTGAAGCTTGATAAATTCACCTACAATTCACTCCTCACTCACTTTTGCAAGACTGGGGACATTCAAAAGGCATCAGATATAGTTGAAACCATGACCTCGAGTGGATGCAATCCCGACATCGTCACATATGGGACGCTTATTAGTGGTCTCTGTAAGGCAGGAAGACTTCAGGTTGCGAGTCGGCTTCTCCGATCAATTCAGATGAAAGGGATGGTTCTTACACCACAGGCCTATAATCCTGTTATCCAATCATTGTTCAAGCGGAACAGAACTCATGAAGCCATGAGACTTTTCAGAGAGATGTTGGAGAAGGGCTATCCTCCAGATTCAATAACGTATAAGATTGTTTATCGTGGTCTCTGCAATGGCGGAGGGCCGATCGGGGAAGCCGTGGACTTCACGATCGAGATTATAGAGAGAGGTAATATACCTGAATTCTCATCATTTGTTATGTTGGCTGAAGGTCTGTGTAGTTTAGCGATGGAGGACACCCTTGTAAAGCTTGTGGATATGATAATGGAGGAAGGTAGATTCTCAAAGAGTGAGATTTCGAGGATAAGGGGTTACCTTAAAATCAGAAAATTTCATGATGCATTGTCCACTCTTGGAGGTATCTTGGAGGAGCTGTACCCCATAAAAACTTGTCGTGGAAGATGA
- the LOC111804315 gene encoding pentatricopeptide repeat-containing protein At3g53700, chloroplastic-like isoform X2, translated as MAFTCVKCYPWPLPHAPLSFSSKPISNSSIFFSASVSDHLASTSSSNSVSSSPNVHHLPPDFTPKQLVETLRRQRDEVAALRVFNWASKQPNFVPSSSFYKEILRKLGKAGSFEYMRCVLEEMKLIGCEVDRGIFLIFVKSYAKFELYDEVMGIVKEMEDEYRIKPDTCFYNVLLNVLVDGSKLKLVESAHSSMVRRRIRHDISTFNILIKALCKAHQGFIEEGNLDGALRIKEHMVEYGCLCTDITVNVLINGFCKQGRIDQALSFIQESENEGFRPDQFTYNTLMNGLCKVGRAKHAMEVVDAMLLGGFDPDTYTYNSLISGLCKLGEINEAVKILDLMVSRDCSPNAVTYNTIISSLCKKKRVEEATEIARFLSRKGVLPDVCTFNSLIQGLCLSNNHRNAMELFEEMKGKGSRPDELTYNMLIDSLCSSGKLEEALKLLKEMELSGCARNVVMYNTLIDGFCKNKRIEEAEEIFDEMELQGISRNSVTYNTLIDGLCKSRRMADAAHLMDQMIMEGLKLDKFTYNSLLTHFCKTGDIQKASDIVETMTSSGCNPDIVTYGTLISGLCKAGRLQVASRLLRSIQMKGMVLTPQAYNPVIQSLFKRNRTHEAMRLFREMLEKGYPPDSITYKIVYRGLCNGGGPIGEAVDFTIEIIERGNIPEFSSFVMLAEGLCSLAMEDTLVKLVDMIMEEGRFSKSEISRIRGYLKIRKFHDALSTLGGILEELYPIKTCRGR; from the exons ATGGCTTTCACTTGTGTTAAGTGTTATCCATGGCCTCTCCCGCACGCTCCCCTCTCTTTTTCCTCTAAACCCATCTCCAATTCCTCCATCTTCTTTTCTGCGTCAGTTTCTGATCACCTCGCCTCCACTTCTTCGTCCAATAGTGTTTCGTCTTCACCAAATGttcatcatcttcctcctGATTTCACTCCGAAGCAGCTTGTCGAGACCCTTCGTCGCCAGAGGGATGAAGTGGCGGCCCTTCGCGTATTCAATTGGGCTTCGAAGCAGCCCAACTTCGTGCCTAGTTCGTCGTTCTACAAGGAGATTCTTCGCAAGCTTGGAAAGGCAGGATCGTTCGAGTACATGAGGTGCGTTTTGGAGGAGATGAAGCTCATTGGCTGTGAGGTGGATAGAggtattttcttgatttttgttaAGAGTTATGCAAAATTTGAGCTGTATGATGAAGTTATGGGTATTGTTAAAGAAATGGAGGATGAATATAGGATAAAACCAGATACCTGTTTCTATAATGTGTTGTTGAATGTTCTTGTGGATGGCAGCAAGCTTAAACTTGTGGAATCTGCGCATTCTAGCATGGTTAGAAGACGAATTAGGCATGATATTTCAAcgtttaatattttgataaaagCCCTTTGCAAGGCTCATCAG GGGTTCATTGAAGAGGGAAATTTGGATGGTGCACTGAGAATTAAAGAACATATGGTAGAATATGGGTGCCTCTGTACTGATATAACTGTTAATGTCTTGATTAATGGGTTCTGCAAACAGGGTAGAATTGATCAAGCCTTGAGTTTTATTCAAGAATCCGAAAATGAAGGATTTCGTCCCGACCAGTTTACGTATAATACTCTCATGAATGGTTTGTGCAAGGTGGGTCGTGCTAAGCACGCAATGGAAGTTGTAGATGCAATGCTTTTAGGAGGATTTGATCCtgatacatatacatacaacTCTCTGATTTCTGGACTGTGTAAGCTAGGTGAAATTAATGAGGCTGTTAAGATTCTGGATCTTATGGTTTCAAGGGACTGCTCCCCAAATGCTGTCACCTACAATACTATAATTAGCTCATTGTGCAAGAAGAAACGAGTTGAAGAGGCCACGGAAATAGCTCGTTTTCTCTCGAGAAAGGGAGTTTTACCAGATGTTTGTACATTCAATTCTTTGATACAGGGTCTCTGCTTGTCTAACAATCACAGGAATGCTATGGAGCTTTTTGAGGAAATGAAGGGTAAAGGATCTCGACCAGATGAGCTTACGTACAATATGTTGATTGACAGTCTTTGTTCGAGTGGGAAACTGGAGGAAGCTTTAAAACTGTTAAAAGAAATGGAGTTGAGTGGCTGTGCACGTAACGTCGTTATGTATAACACATTAATTGATGGGTTTTGTAAGAACAAGAGGATTGAAGAAGCAGAGGAGATATTTGATGAGATGGAGCTTCAAGGGATTTCTAGGAATTCAGTGACCTACAACACTCTTATTGATGGTCTTTGTAAAAGCAGGAGGATGGCAGATGCTGCTCATTTAATGGACCAAATGATAATGGAGGGCTTGAAGCTTGATAAATTCACCTACAATTCACTCCTCACTCACTTTTGCAAGACTGGGGACATTCAAAAGGCATCAGATATAGTTGAAACCATGACCTCGAGTGGATGCAATCCCGACATCGTCACATATGGGACGCTTATTAGTGGTCTCTGTAAGGCAGGAAGACTTCAGGTTGCGAGTCGGCTTCTCCGATCAATTCAGATGAAAGGGATGGTTCTTACACCACAGGCCTATAATCCTGTTATCCAATCATTGTTCAAGCGGAACAGAACTCATGAAGCCATGAGACTTTTCAGAGAGATGTTGGAGAAGGGCTATCCTCCAGATTCAATAACGTATAAGATTGTTTATCGTGGTCTCTGCAATGGCGGAGGGCCGATCGGGGAAGCCGTGGACTTCACGATCGAGATTATAGAGAGAGGTAATATACCTGAATTCTCATCATTTGTTATGTTGGCTGAAGGTCTGTGTAGTTTAGCGATGGAGGACACCCTTGTAAAGCTTGTGGATATGATAATGGAGGAAGGTAGATTCTCAAAGAGTGAGATTTCGAGGATAAGGGGTTACCTTAAAATCAGAAAATTTCATGATGCATTGTCCACTCTTGGAGGTATCTTGGAGGAGCTGTACCCCATAAAAACTTGTCGTGGAAGATGA